A single region of the Streptomyces sp. NBC_01803 genome encodes:
- the rph gene encoding rifamycin-inactivating phosphotransferase, with product MMERYVWGLHEVDETQVAVVGGKGAHLGGLSRIEGVHVPGGFCVTTDAFRRIMAEAPSIDDRLDQLSRLNPDDREAIRTLSARIRRTIEGIAIPGDLAAAITRALAQLGEQAACAVRSSATAEDLPTASFAGQQDTYLNVVGPTAILQHVSRCWASLFTERAVTYRQRNGIDHRTVHMAVVVQQMVFPHAAGILFTADPVTGNRKVATVDASFGLGEALVSGLVNPDVFTVRHGEVVAKAIAAKQRAVHALPAGGTRDVAIDSQRQEQPALTDAQVVRLVRLGRQIEAHFGRPQDIEWCLVDEGFQIVQSRPITTLFPIPETGDQENHVYVSVGHQQMMTDPMKPLGLSVWQLTAMAPMHEAGGRLFVDVTRRLASPASRAGLLDVIGRGDPLIRDALETVLDRDEFVPSLPDAGPGGPPTSGASAPIETDPAIVTELIKRSQASIATLKRDIRTKTGPALFDFLLDAFEEHKRVLSDPLNLQAIMAGMEATWWLNDKLREWLGEKNAADTLTLSAPDNITSEMGLALLDVADVIRPHPEVVAFLRGVEDVGFLDEGFLDELAKLAGGTDARDAMDAYLDRYGMRCVGEIDITRPRWRERPTTLVPVILDHVRNFEPGAAERRFEQGRQRARKKEQDVLSRLRTLPDGDRKADEAKRMIDRVRTFIGYREYPKYDIVSRSFVYRQALLEEAERLMRANVLPDKEDIFYLTFQELHAVVRSNQVDDQLIQQRKDAFRSYHALTPPRVLTSDGEAVTGAYRRDDVPAGALIGLPVSAGTIEGRARVILDMAEADLEAGDILVTTFTDPSWSPLFVGIAGLVTEVGGLMTHGAVIAREYGLPAIVGVEQATRLIRDGQRIRVHGTDGYIEILP from the coding sequence ATGATGGAGCGGTATGTGTGGGGTCTTCACGAGGTTGACGAGACGCAGGTCGCGGTCGTTGGCGGCAAGGGCGCGCACCTGGGCGGGCTGTCGCGGATCGAAGGCGTCCACGTGCCGGGCGGCTTTTGCGTGACGACGGACGCCTTCCGGCGGATCATGGCGGAGGCGCCGTCGATCGACGATCGGCTCGATCAGTTGTCGCGCTTGAACCCGGACGACCGGGAGGCGATCCGCACGCTCAGCGCGCGGATTCGTCGGACCATCGAAGGGATCGCCATCCCGGGCGATCTCGCGGCGGCGATCACCCGCGCGCTCGCCCAGCTCGGCGAGCAAGCCGCCTGCGCCGTCCGATCCAGCGCGACGGCAGAGGACCTGCCGACGGCCTCCTTCGCCGGCCAGCAGGACACGTACCTGAACGTCGTGGGGCCGACGGCGATCCTCCAGCACGTCAGCCGGTGCTGGGCCTCGCTGTTCACCGAGCGGGCCGTGACCTACCGCCAGCGGAACGGCATCGACCACCGTACGGTCCACATGGCCGTGGTCGTGCAGCAGATGGTCTTCCCGCATGCGGCCGGCATCCTGTTCACGGCCGACCCCGTCACGGGCAACCGGAAGGTCGCCACTGTGGACGCCAGCTTCGGCCTCGGCGAGGCCCTGGTCTCCGGCCTGGTGAACCCGGACGTCTTCACGGTGCGACACGGCGAAGTCGTCGCCAAGGCGATCGCCGCCAAACAGCGTGCCGTTCACGCCCTGCCGGCCGGCGGTACGCGGGACGTGGCGATCGACTCGCAGCGGCAGGAGCAGCCGGCGCTGACGGATGCGCAGGTCGTGCGGCTCGTGCGGCTCGGGCGGCAGATCGAAGCGCACTTCGGCCGCCCGCAGGACATCGAATGGTGCCTGGTCGACGAGGGCTTCCAGATCGTTCAGAGCCGGCCGATCACGACGCTGTTCCCCATCCCCGAGACCGGCGACCAGGAGAATCACGTCTACGTCTCCGTTGGTCATCAGCAGATGATGACCGACCCCATGAAGCCCCTGGGGCTCTCCGTGTGGCAGCTGACGGCCATGGCACCGATGCACGAGGCCGGTGGGAGGCTGTTCGTCGACGTCACCCGGCGCCTGGCCTCGCCCGCGAGCCGCGCCGGCCTCCTGGACGTCATAGGGAGAGGCGATCCGCTGATCAGGGACGCTCTGGAGACCGTCCTCGACCGCGACGAGTTCGTCCCCTCGCTCCCGGACGCGGGTCCCGGCGGACCGCCGACCAGCGGTGCGTCCGCCCCGATCGAGACCGATCCGGCCATCGTCACCGAGCTGATCAAGCGCAGCCAGGCGTCCATCGCCACCCTGAAGCGCGACATCCGGACGAAGACCGGACCGGCGCTGTTCGACTTCCTGCTGGATGCCTTCGAGGAGCACAAGCGAGTCCTCAGTGATCCGCTGAACCTTCAGGCGATCATGGCGGGGATGGAGGCCACGTGGTGGCTCAACGACAAGCTGCGGGAGTGGCTGGGCGAGAAGAACGCGGCTGACACGCTCACGCTGTCCGCCCCCGACAACATCACGTCGGAGATGGGACTGGCGCTGCTCGACGTCGCGGACGTGATCCGCCCGCATCCGGAGGTGGTGGCGTTCCTGCGGGGCGTCGAGGACGTGGGCTTCCTGGACGAGGGCTTCCTGGACGAGTTGGCGAAGCTCGCGGGCGGGACCGACGCGCGCGACGCCATGGATGCCTACCTCGACCGGTACGGCATGCGCTGCGTCGGCGAGATCGACATCACGAGGCCACGTTGGCGCGAGCGCCCCACCACGCTCGTGCCCGTGATCCTCGACCACGTCAGGAACTTCGAGCCGGGCGCCGCCGAACGGCGCTTCGAGCAAGGGCGGCAGAGGGCGCGGAAGAAGGAACAGGACGTGCTGTCACGCTTGCGGACCCTGCCGGACGGGGACCGGAAAGCCGACGAGGCCAAGCGGATGATCGACCGGGTCCGAACCTTCATCGGGTATCGGGAATACCCGAAGTACGACATCGTCAGCCGCTCCTTCGTCTACAGGCAGGCCCTGCTGGAGGAGGCCGAGCGCCTCATGCGGGCCAACGTGCTTCCTGACAAGGAGGACATCTTCTACCTCACGTTCCAGGAACTCCACGCCGTCGTGCGCTCGAACCAGGTGGATGACCAGCTCATCCAGCAGCGCAAGGACGCGTTCCGGTCGTACCACGCGCTCACCCCGCCCCGGGTGCTCACCTCGGATGGTGAGGCCGTCACCGGGGCGTACCGGCGCGACGACGTGCCGGCCGGCGCCCTGATCGGCCTACCGGTCTCCGCCGGGACCATCGAGGGAAGGGCCCGCGTCATCCTTGACATGGCTGAGGCCGATCTCGAAGCGGGCGACATCCTGGTCACGACCTTCACGGACCCCAGCTGGTCGCCGCTGTTCGTCGGAATCGCGGGCCTGGTGACAGAGGTGGGCGGCCTGATGACCCATGGCGCAGTGATCGCCCGGGAGTACGGCTTGCCGGCCATCGTGGGCGTGGAGCAGGCCACCCGGCTGATCCGGGACGGGCAGCGGATCCGTGTGCACGGAACCGACGGGTACATCGAGATCCTGCCGTGA
- the fabG gene encoding 3-oxoacyl-[acyl-carrier-protein] reductase, producing MSRSVLVTGGNRGIGMAIARALAEAGDKVAITYRTGEPPKELTELGCLPVKCDITDQEQVDQAYKEIEAAHGRVEVLVANAGITRDQLLLRMSEEDFTAVLDTNLTGTFRVVKAASRGMLRARAGRIVLISSVVGMLGSAGQVNYAAAKAGLIGFARSVARELGSRGITCNVVAPGFVDTEMTRALGEERRAEIVAAVPLGRYAQAEEIAAAVRFLASEEAAYITGAVIPVDGGLGMGH from the coding sequence TTGAGCCGCTCGGTACTCGTCACGGGAGGCAACCGCGGGATCGGTATGGCCATCGCCCGCGCCCTCGCGGAGGCCGGTGACAAGGTCGCCATCACCTACCGCACCGGCGAACCTCCCAAGGAGCTCACCGAGTTGGGCTGCCTGCCGGTGAAGTGCGACATCACCGACCAGGAGCAGGTCGACCAGGCGTACAAGGAGATCGAGGCCGCGCACGGCCGGGTCGAGGTGCTGGTGGCCAACGCGGGCATCACCCGCGACCAACTGCTGCTGCGCATGAGCGAGGAGGACTTCACCGCCGTCCTCGACACCAACCTGACCGGCACTTTCCGTGTCGTGAAGGCGGCCTCGCGCGGCATGCTGCGCGCCCGCGCCGGCCGTATCGTGCTGATCTCCTCCGTCGTCGGCATGCTGGGCTCGGCGGGGCAGGTCAACTACGCCGCGGCCAAGGCGGGTCTGATCGGCTTCGCGCGCTCCGTCGCCCGCGAGCTCGGATCCCGTGGCATCACCTGTAACGTCGTCGCCCCCGGCTTCGTCGACACCGAGATGACCCGGGCGCTGGGCGAGGAGCGGCGCGCGGAGATCGTCGCCGCGGTCCCCCTGGGCCGTTACGCCCAGGCCGAGGAAATCGCCGCCGCGGTGCGCTTCCTGGCCTCGGAAGAGGCCGCGTACATCACTGGAGCCGTCATCCCCGTTGACGGCGGATTGGGCATGGGGCACTGA
- the fabI gene encoding enoyl-ACP reductase FabI, with product MSGLLAGKRILVTGVLLESSIAFHTARLAQEEGAEILLTGFGRVSLVERIAKRLPKPVPVIELDVQNQEHLDTLAARVSEHFGEGIGLDGVVHSVAFAPQDALGGNFLNTGWDSVATAVEVSAYSLKSLTMSLLPLLERRGGSVVGMDFDAQVAWPKYDWMGVAKAALEATSRYLARDLGHKNIRVNLISAGPIKSMAAKSIPGFEELADVWDTRAPIGWDLADPDPAARGVVALLSDWFPKTTGEIVHVDGGVHMMGA from the coding sequence ATGAGTGGACTGCTGGCCGGAAAACGCATCCTCGTCACCGGGGTGCTCCTGGAATCCTCGATCGCCTTCCACACCGCCAGGCTGGCGCAGGAGGAGGGAGCCGAGATCCTCCTGACCGGCTTCGGCCGGGTGAGCCTGGTGGAGCGGATCGCCAAGCGGCTGCCGAAGCCGGTGCCCGTCATCGAGTTGGACGTGCAGAACCAGGAGCACCTGGACACCCTCGCCGCCCGCGTCTCCGAGCACTTCGGCGAGGGCATCGGCCTGGACGGCGTGGTGCACTCCGTCGCGTTCGCGCCGCAGGACGCCCTCGGGGGGAACTTCCTGAACACCGGCTGGGATTCGGTCGCCACGGCGGTCGAGGTCTCGGCGTACTCGCTGAAGTCGCTGACCATGTCCCTGCTTCCGCTGCTGGAGCGGCGCGGCGGCTCGGTCGTCGGCATGGACTTCGACGCGCAGGTGGCGTGGCCCAAATACGACTGGATGGGCGTGGCCAAGGCCGCCCTGGAGGCCACCTCGCGCTACCTCGCACGGGACCTCGGCCACAAGAACATCCGGGTCAACCTCATCTCGGCCGGCCCCATCAAGTCGATGGCCGCCAAGTCGATCCCCGGCTTCGAGGAGCTGGCGGACGTGTGGGACACCCGCGCGCCCATCGGCTGGGACCTCGCCGACCCGGACCCGGCGGCGCGCGGCGTGGTGGCGCTGCTGTCCGACTGGTTCCCCAAGACGACGGGCGAGATCGTCCACGTCGACGGCGGCGTCCACATGATGGGTGCCTGA
- a CDS encoding FadR/GntR family transcriptional regulator encodes MSLTAPRRSALADQVIGQLRHEITSGTWPVGSRIPTEPELVEQLGVARNTVREAIRALAHNGLLDIRQGSGTYVIATSELAGVMHRRFAEARPRDVAEVRSTLEAAAARLAALRRTPGELRQLETLLGRRDAAWATGDVERFVAADTAFHMAVVRASHNEVLTALYADLGTVVSEAVRQDVGDELRPGDHVDHGRLVAAIRASDVDTAGAEAGSYALLCRAPAPHVTV; translated from the coding sequence ATGTCACTGACCGCGCCCCGCCGTTCCGCCCTGGCCGACCAGGTGATCGGTCAGCTGCGCCACGAGATCACTTCCGGCACGTGGCCGGTCGGCTCGCGCATCCCCACCGAGCCGGAGCTGGTCGAGCAGCTGGGGGTCGCCCGGAATACGGTGCGGGAGGCGATCCGCGCGCTGGCGCACAACGGGCTGCTGGACATCCGGCAGGGCTCGGGGACCTATGTGATCGCCACCAGCGAGCTGGCCGGGGTGATGCACCGCCGTTTCGCGGAGGCCCGGCCACGCGATGTCGCCGAGGTGCGCAGCACCCTGGAGGCCGCGGCGGCGCGACTGGCCGCGCTGCGGCGCACGCCGGGCGAGCTGCGGCAGCTGGAGACGCTGCTCGGGCGGCGGGACGCGGCGTGGGCGACGGGCGACGTGGAGCGCTTCGTGGCGGCGGACACCGCGTTCCACATGGCGGTCGTCAGGGCGTCGCACAACGAGGTGCTGACCGCCCTCTACGCGGACCTGGGCACGGTCGTGAGCGAGGCCGTGCGGCAGGACGTCGGCGACGAGCTGCGGCCGGGCGACCACGTGGACCACGGCCGGCTGGTGGCGGCGATCCGTGCCTCGGACGTGGACACCGCGGGGGCGGAGGCGGGCTCGTACGCCCTGCTCTGTCGCGCGCCCGCCCCGCACGTCACCGTCTGA
- a CDS encoding SGM_5486 family transporter-associated protein, whose protein sequence is MPVLEPNPTGGQRKLLLVLGAMLAITVLIAIVASVAAP, encoded by the coding sequence ATGCCAGTCCTTGAGCCCAACCCGACCGGCGGTCAGCGCAAGCTGCTCCTCGTCCTGGGCGCCATGCTCGCCATCACCGTCCTCATCGCGATCGTCGCCAGCGTCGCCGCTCCCTGA
- a CDS encoding SixA phosphatase family protein gives MSVEAPRRIVLLRHAKAEWPEVSDHDRPLAERGRKDAPVAGRWLAGAGLSPELTLCSTAVRARETWKLCAPELPRRPRTVYDERLYEASVGELIAVINDVEDEVRDVMMVGHNPAIHGLADALAGRAEGDALARMTRGGFPTSAVAVLTLTGGWKSVEHGVADLSAFWAPHA, from the coding sequence ATGAGCGTCGAAGCCCCTCGCAGGATCGTTCTCCTCCGACACGCCAAGGCCGAGTGGCCCGAGGTGTCCGACCACGACCGGCCGCTCGCCGAGCGGGGCCGGAAGGACGCCCCCGTGGCCGGACGCTGGCTGGCCGGGGCCGGCCTCAGTCCGGAGCTGACTCTCTGTTCCACCGCGGTCCGCGCTCGCGAGACCTGGAAGCTGTGCGCCCCCGAACTGCCGAGGCGGCCCAGGACCGTCTACGACGAGCGGCTCTACGAGGCGTCCGTGGGCGAGCTGATCGCCGTGATCAACGACGTCGAGGACGAGGTGCGGGACGTGATGATGGTCGGGCACAACCCGGCGATCCATGGCCTGGCCGACGCCCTCGCGGGCCGGGCCGAGGGGGACGCCCTGGCCCGGATGACCCGCGGCGGCTTCCCCACCTCGGCCGTCGCGGTGCTGACCCTGACCGGCGGTTGGAAGTCCGTGGAGCACGGCGTCGCCGACCTCTCCGCGTTCTGGGCGCCGCACGCCTGA
- the serB gene encoding phosphoserine phosphatase SerB has translation MISTHAAEEDLPTLLVKIFGKDRPGLTAGLFETLAAFSVDVIDIEQVVTRGRITLCALVTAPAERSGAGSEGELRATVHTWAESARLQAEIISGTGDNPARGSGRSHVTVLGHPLTAEIAAAIAARITTAGGNIDRIYRLAKYPVTAVEFDVSGVATERLRTELAAEAAARAVDVAVVASGLQRRAPRLVVMDVDSTLIQDEVIELFAAHAGCEAEVAAVTAAAMRGELDFEQSLHARVALLAGLDRSVVDKVRAEVRLTPGARTLIRTLKRLGCQVGVVSGGFTQVTDALRDHLGLDFAAANTLEIVDGKLTGRVTGEIVDRPGKARLLRRFAAEAGVPLSRTVAIGDGANDMDMLNAAGFGVAFNAKPVVREAAHTAVTVPFLDTVLYLLGITREEVEAADAQG, from the coding sequence ATGATCTCAACGCACGCGGCCGAAGAGGACCTCCCCACTCTGCTGGTGAAGATCTTCGGCAAGGACCGGCCCGGCCTCACCGCCGGACTCTTCGAGACCCTGGCCGCCTTCTCGGTGGACGTCATCGACATCGAGCAGGTCGTCACCCGCGGCAGGATCACCTTGTGCGCGCTGGTGACCGCGCCCGCCGAGCGCTCCGGCGCCGGCTCCGAGGGCGAACTGCGGGCCACCGTGCACACCTGGGCGGAATCCGCGCGGCTCCAGGCCGAGATCATCTCCGGCACCGGTGACAACCCCGCGCGCGGCTCCGGCCGCTCCCACGTCACCGTCCTGGGCCACCCGCTGACCGCCGAGATCGCGGCGGCGATCGCGGCGCGGATAACGACCGCGGGCGGCAACATCGACCGGATCTACCGACTGGCGAAGTACCCCGTGACGGCCGTGGAGTTCGACGTGTCCGGGGTGGCCACCGAGCGGCTGCGCACCGAGTTGGCCGCCGAGGCCGCGGCGCGGGCGGTCGACGTGGCGGTGGTGGCCTCGGGGCTCCAGCGGCGGGCGCCGCGGCTGGTGGTGATGGACGTGGACTCCACGCTCATCCAGGACGAGGTGATCGAGCTCTTCGCGGCGCACGCGGGCTGCGAGGCCGAGGTCGCGGCGGTCACCGCCGCCGCGATGCGGGGCGAGCTGGACTTCGAGCAGTCGCTGCACGCCCGCGTGGCGCTGCTGGCCGGGCTGGACAGGTCGGTGGTGGACAAGGTCCGCGCCGAGGTCCGGCTGACGCCCGGGGCGCGGACCCTGATCCGGACGCTGAAACGGCTCGGCTGTCAGGTCGGCGTCGTCTCCGGCGGCTTCACCCAGGTCACCGACGCGCTGCGGGACCACCTGGGCCTGGACTTCGCCGCCGCCAACACGCTGGAGATCGTCGACGGCAAGCTGACCGGCCGGGTCACCGGGGAGATCGTGGACCGGCCGGGCAAGGCGCGGCTGCTGCGGCGGTTCGCCGCCGAGGCCGGGGTGCCGCTGTCGCGGACGGTGGCGATCGGCGACGGCGCCAACGACATGGACATGCTAAACGCGGCTGGGTTCGGCGTCGCGTTCAACGCCAAGCCCGTGGTGCGGGAGGCGGCGCACACCGCGGTGACCGTTCCGTTCCTGGACACCGTGCTCTATCTGCTGGGAATCACCCGCGAGGAAGTCGAGGCCGCGGACGCGCAGGGTTGA
- a CDS encoding FHA domain-containing protein, with translation MPELVLELNGQTWTLDPTRAYQLGRDPQGDFVLQDARVSWRHATVRWSGQSWVVEDHGSTNGTYVQGQRVQQAAVGPGAVVHLGNATDGPRLGFSGTPSIAQHQAPAAAMAGQPPAMPPQQQPGFPPQQPQQPQHAWDGAGGIGGATSLYQLAVGQVTRIGRALENELVVSDLQVSRFHAEFHAHPDGRFEIHDLGSHNGTYVNGQQLEKNGRRYLGHSDTLGIGHSTFRLVGNQLQEFVDTGEVSFSARHLTVQVNNGQTTILNDVSFGVPEKSLIGVIGPSGSGKSTLLRALTGYRPATYGEVLYDHRNLYTHFAELRHRIGLVPQDDILHTALPIRQALRLAAQLRFPGDVAESERNARVEEVLAELKLSPHAAKRISSLSGGQRKRVSVALELLTKPSLIFLDEPTSGLDPGMDRDVMQLLRGLADDGRTVLVVTHSVAELALCDRVLVMAPGGGVSYFGPPDEALGFFGYDNWADVFSAFENYRDFDWMGRWRGSQHYQMYAADLDAVQPQAAPQHFQPMGVIHQKAQTWGSQVWTLMRRYAAVIVADKGFLGLTLALPIVLGLVSTFIPADHGLGPGEAENGFRNGDASIILLILVVGMCFAGSANAVRELIKERTIYERERAVGLSRSAYLMSKVFVLGIVTVLQALILGLIGFMPREMPPEGVIFSPMAEMIFVLMVLGCTSMMIGLVISALVRTSEMTMPLLVMISVVQLVFTGALFKVHGSLGVEQIAWLMPSRWALAGTGSTAYLNELTKSPNPEEYDPDPIWKHEAGYWLLDVSMLIVIGVICGYLVMKFLRRHEPEVMRN, from the coding sequence GTGCCGGAACTCGTACTCGAATTGAACGGACAAACCTGGACATTGGACCCGACCCGGGCGTATCAACTGGGCAGGGATCCACAGGGTGACTTCGTGCTGCAGGACGCCCGCGTCTCCTGGCGCCACGCCACGGTGCGCTGGAGCGGCCAGAGCTGGGTCGTGGAGGACCACGGCAGCACCAACGGAACGTATGTGCAAGGGCAGCGCGTCCAGCAGGCGGCGGTCGGACCGGGCGCGGTGGTCCATCTCGGCAACGCCACGGACGGTCCCCGGCTGGGCTTCTCCGGGACCCCTTCCATAGCTCAGCACCAGGCGCCGGCCGCGGCGATGGCCGGGCAGCCCCCGGCGATGCCGCCGCAGCAGCAACCCGGGTTCCCGCCGCAGCAGCCGCAGCAGCCGCAGCACGCCTGGGACGGCGCCGGCGGCATCGGCGGCGCGACCAGCCTGTACCAGCTCGCCGTCGGACAGGTGACCCGGATCGGCCGCGCGCTGGAGAACGAGCTGGTCGTCTCCGACCTCCAGGTCTCGCGCTTCCACGCCGAGTTCCACGCGCACCCCGACGGCCGCTTCGAGATCCACGACCTCGGCAGCCACAACGGCACCTATGTCAACGGCCAGCAGCTGGAGAAGAACGGCCGCCGGTACCTCGGCCACAGCGACACCCTCGGCATCGGCCACTCCACCTTCCGGCTCGTCGGCAACCAGCTCCAGGAGTTCGTCGACACCGGTGAGGTCTCCTTCTCGGCCCGCCACCTCACGGTCCAGGTCAACAACGGCCAGACGACCATCCTCAACGACGTCTCCTTCGGCGTTCCGGAGAAGTCGCTGATCGGCGTCATCGGCCCCTCCGGCTCCGGCAAGTCGACGCTGCTGCGCGCCCTGACCGGCTACCGCCCGGCCACCTACGGCGAGGTTCTGTACGACCACCGGAACCTCTACACGCACTTCGCCGAGCTGCGCCACCGCATCGGCCTGGTGCCGCAGGACGACATCCTGCACACCGCGCTGCCGATCCGGCAGGCGCTGCGGCTGGCCGCCCAGCTCCGCTTCCCCGGCGATGTCGCCGAGTCCGAGCGCAACGCCCGCGTCGAGGAGGTGCTCGCCGAGCTCAAGCTCAGCCCGCACGCGGCCAAGCGCATCTCGTCGCTCTCCGGCGGCCAGCGCAAGCGCGTGTCGGTGGCGCTGGAGCTGCTGACCAAGCCGTCGCTGATCTTCCTGGACGAGCCGACCTCGGGCCTCGACCCGGGCATGGACCGCGACGTGATGCAGCTCCTGCGCGGCCTGGCCGACGACGGCCGCACCGTGCTCGTCGTCACCCACTCCGTGGCCGAGCTGGCGCTGTGCGACCGGGTCCTGGTCATGGCGCCCGGCGGTGGCGTGTCGTACTTCGGCCCGCCGGACGAGGCGCTGGGCTTCTTCGGCTACGACAACTGGGCCGATGTCTTCTCCGCCTTCGAGAACTACCGCGACTTCGACTGGATGGGCCGCTGGCGCGGCTCGCAGCACTATCAGATGTACGCCGCGGACCTGGACGCCGTGCAGCCCCAGGCCGCGCCGCAGCATTTCCAGCCGATGGGCGTCATCCACCAGAAGGCCCAGACCTGGGGCTCGCAGGTGTGGACGCTGATGCGGCGCTACGCGGCGGTGATCGTGGCCGACAAGGGCTTCCTCGGCCTCACCTTGGCGCTGCCGATCGTCCTGGGCCTGGTCAGCACGTTCATCCCCGCCGATCACGGCCTGGGCCCCGGCGAGGCGGAGAACGGCTTCCGCAACGGCGACGCCAGCATCATCCTGCTGATCCTCGTCGTGGGCATGTGCTTCGCCGGCTCCGCCAACGCGGTCCGCGAGCTGATCAAGGAACGGACGATCTACGAACGGGAACGCGCCGTCGGTCTGTCACGCTCCGCGTACCTGATGTCCAAGGTCTTCGTGCTGGGCATCGTCACCGTGCTCCAGGCGCTCATCCTGGGGCTCATCGGCTTCATGCCCCGGGAGATGCCGCCGGAGGGCGTGATCTTCTCGCCCATGGCGGAGATGATCTTCGTCCTGATGGTGCTGGGCTGCACCTCCATGATGATCGGCCTGGTGATCTCGGCCCTGGTCCGCACCTCCGAGATGACCATGCCGCTGCTCGTGATGATCTCGGTGGTCCAACTCGTCTTCACCGGTGCCCTCTTCAAGGTCCATGGCAGCCTCGGCGTGGAGCAGATCGCCTGGCTGATGCCCTCGCGCTGGGCGCTGGCCGGCACCGGCTCCACCGCGTACCTCAACGAGCTGACCAAGTCGCCGAACCCGGAGGAGTACGACCCGGACCCGATCTGGAAGCACGAGGCCGGGTACTGGCTGCTGGACGTGTCGATGCTGATCGTCATCGGCGTCATCTGCGGCTACCTGGTCATGAAGTTCCTCCGCCGGCACGAGCCGGAGGTCATGCGGAACTAG